The DNA region TGTTAGGCAGGAGCTTGTCTAACATTATGCACTCTTCTTGTTTTCAGGTTAAGTCTTGTAACAACCATTAAGGTATGTTATCTGCTTGATCGATTTTTATATGTTAATATGCAAGAAAAGTTTGGAATATGATTTTATAATGTTCAaatttgtttgtgtatttttgcTAACCAGCCCGGGGCCATAAAGGTTAACTTTTTCCATTGTTCATGCTCTATTTAAGGATCGTGCAAGTGAAATATATAAAAGGTTGGAAGATCAGAAGTGTACAAGGGGTAGAAACATGGAGGCCCTAGTGGCTGGCTGCATTTATATTGCTTGTAGGCAGGAAAGCAAGCCACGCACAGTAAAAGGTGCCCTACTTGAACCATGTTCTTAACTATCACTTAAGTTTGCCCCATGTATGAAGTCCTCTAAACCATCTGAGTATCAACTAGAAATATGCTCAATTGTTGCTGGAGCGACAAAGAAAGAAATTGGCCGGGCAAAAGAATTTATTGTGAAGCAGTTGAAGGTTGAGATGGGCACATCAATGGAGATGGGCACGATTCATGCAGGGGATTATCTGGTGAGTGTGGTCAGGGAATTAAGAAGGTTACGAGAAGCTGCTAATGTGGATACTGTCATTTTTTAAGCCTGTTAACTTTCACTTACAAGTCTTGTATTAGTTTATTATATGATGGTCGTCTTTTCTGCCATACAGAGGCGTTTTTGTTCTAATCTTGGGATGAGTAATGAGGAGGTAAAAGCAGTACAGGAAACTGTGCAGAAGGCAGGGAACTTTGATATTAGGTACTACGATATTCTTGTTTATTTCTAGCCatttttcatattatttcatTACTATTGCCTGGCCTTGTCATCTTATTGTAGTtctattttgaatttgaaaccCACCCTGCCCTGTTGCAAACAAAAATTTGTGTGCATAAGAAAGTGATATGTGACTATAGATCATATAATAAGTGTGGACGTTTGCTGTAGTAATGGTCACTGATTTAGTCATTTAGAAAACTGGGAACTTAGATATCTGATATGCATAAAGAAGTTTATATGTTTAAAGATGTTGGTCTGACATTTTGCTCCCAAGGCTGAATCTTCCGATGTAAAGAGAAATTGAATGGTGTGGAAGGTTTTCTAGAATTTTTGTTCTTGAAAGTGAAAACCTATTTAGCTTGAAGGaggaagagagaaaagtaagaactTCATTAGCTGTGTTGATATTCATGTTGCTGAGCAAATAGGTTATGTACAACATATATGATAGCCTAATACATTTTAGTTCATATGCATTAAGTGCTTGGTTATTGTACCTGGTTGAGAAGTTCTGTACTGCCAGCAGTATGTTACACTTGACGTGCTGCCTAGCTGGCAGTAGTTCCACAGAAATGTATTTGCAACTTGCGACTATGGCTAACCCCATGCCTGACCTATATTATCGTTGTTGTATTGCAGGAGGAGTCCAATATCTATTGCTGCAGCCATCATTTTTATGATAACTCAGCTATCTGAATCCAAGAAACCCCTAAGAGGTAAGAGGTTCTGTTGTATTGTGATTTTTTGCATTGCAATGGCTACAATTGCATAATCCTTATGGTGGTTTAATCATTTGGATTTCACACTATCAagattttataaccaatttctTGCACTGAAACTTCAAAATGGTGTGCTTGCAGATATCTCACTTGCGACTACCGTGGCAGAAGGTACGATCAAGAATGCGTACAAGGATCTATATCCCCATGCCACCAAGATCGTACCTGAATGGTATTCAAAGGAAAGGGACCTGAAGAATCTTTCGAGCCCTAAATCGTAAATGACAAACGCTTTGATCCGAGAAAACAGGGAAAAAGCGTAAAAGGGAAAACAGGTTATACggatttttctttcttttcctgCTGTGACAGTCGCAAACTTCCCATTTATGAGGTTGCTTGGCTGTGTTGATAGTTGATGCAGTGTTGACTCTTGTTGTTTCCCCCTATTATCAATGCACACACATACATTCTCGTTTTACAAAATTTGATTTACGTATCCCTTATTATCATAATTACTGATCTAATATGATGGTAGATTAAAAGAAACGGAAAACTCGTACAAGTAGTATATTATCTTTCTATtctttactactactacttagcTTGATGGATTTCGATCCTTTTCTTTTAGTACTTGGTCTTCAAaatctttactttattttcaaatttgtgtattttactaTTGACcacatgattttaaaaaatgaaatttagttTTCACACTAGTGTTATTTCTGGAGTAATGAATAGTAGGAAATTTTAGTGCGCAACTGAATCGAGTTGAATGTTACTTCTAAGTCATCTACTACTATTATTGAGTTTATTTATAAGCTTAAGCGCACAATCGAAGTACCCTCTTTTTATAAAGGGGTGtaatatttctttaatttttgttcCACAATAAACTAGAACCTCATATCAAGAATGGGTTGACAGGATTTAATTTGAGGCGTTGGATTAACTTAAAAAAAGAATATTCCTTAGTTAAGGCATATCGTGAGGCGTTGGATTAACGTAAAAAAATATTCCTTAGTTAAGGCATGCAGTATGACATGGTATACTCAAATCAATATAAATTTAACAAGTGGAATTGGATTAACACTCAAATTAATCTCTCGGAATTGCACTGCACTTTTTTGAAAAGGGGAAGAATATGGTACCCCTGTCCCAATATGTTGTGGCAAAATTTTTGGACACGgatattaaaatatttgttgaatgaattatacaaaaataaataaatatgaaagcTGAATAAATTAGGGAGAtataagagaataatgtagatgatGGAAGAGTAAAAGTGATTAAATGTTAATTTctttttatcaataaaaaaataactcaatttaATTGAGATATtctaaaatgaaatatgactcaacttatttaAGGAGGGAATAATAATTTTAGAGTTCCTATATTTAATATACACACACAATATAAGCTTTCACACTCCACATAATGTTTAATTAAGTTTGAACTGAtagtaattgtttttatttataaaatagagtgatactttatatattaaataattaggTAGTTAATTATAcgttattttaaaatatgaagATAGCTAATTATATTCAGATGAtccaaaaattatttttattatatccAGTCTCTATTTATATAGgaaaatttctaaaaaaatacaataaagtaCTCCAACAAAAGTAGCaattatattcaaaattaaaaacaattaaaattaatattttcaatgTAATTACAAAAGGGTTTAActctaaaaaaaattaggaaatagataaataatttattgcaatGCTATATCGTGATTCATACAtataaaatttaacaaaattaagtTGCTATTAGTGACTTTCTTTGAATTTATTAAGAAGCAATTAaagtaataatattattatattagtgTAGAGTCATGTCTCAACtgagttgagtcgtatttctctttaggatgtcccaactaagttgagtcaattttttttaacaaaaaataaaacatccaatcagtcttactttattccactacATACTTTACTCTATTTtatatctttcctactttattcctctctcctacttttcaacacaatttcttaatcttcgtgcccaaaagttaagtatcaacttagttgggacggatggagtagttttCGTAAGCAAATGTACAAAGATTTTTAAAAGAGGATTAATCCCTCAACATTGCAcataaatactcccttcgtattaaaaaaatagaaacatatgAAActgcacgggttttaatgcacaattggtaaaataagtgagaaaaattggtaaagtaagatagaggaaaagaaaaatgagtaaaataagagagaagaagagaaaaagtagtgaaaaaaaagagaaaaagtagtggaagtagagttagtggattgtggggtccatgccctaaaatagaaaaattctaaagtttttatttttaaggaacgacccaaaatgaaaatagttgctatttttaaaaaacgaagggagtataatccAATAGCGACTAGGAGGTGGCAAATcaagtactcccttcgttcctgaaaaatataaattctttTCTATTTAGTCCGTCtctggaacggatggagtactatatttatgCAAATGATTTGATGTATTTGAATCCAAACGCTTTGACAAAAtaacaacataaataaaatatagttaGAATGctataatttgttatttttcgaCGTATACGT from Salvia splendens isolate huo1 chromosome 9, SspV2, whole genome shotgun sequence includes:
- the LOC121748968 gene encoding transcription initiation factor IIB-2-like: MMSDTYCPDCKKNTEVVCDHAAGDTVCSECGLVLEARSIDETSEWRTFADDSGDHDPNRVGGPVNPLLGDAALSTVISRATNGANVDMSLTRLQNRGGDPDRALVLAFKTISSMADRLSLVTTIKDRASEIYKRLEDQKCTRGRNMEALVAGCIYIACRQESKPRTVKEICSIVAGATKKEIGRAKEFIVKQLKVEMGTSMEMGTIHAGDYLRRFCSNLGMSNEEVKAVQETVQKAGNFDIRRSPISIAAAIIFMITQLSESKKPLRDISLATTVAEGTIKNAYKDLYPHATKIVPEWYSKERDLKNLSSPKS